One segment of Meriones unguiculatus strain TT.TT164.6M chromosome 3, Bangor_MerUng_6.1, whole genome shotgun sequence DNA contains the following:
- the LOC110555013 gene encoding stimulated by retinoic acid gene 6 protein-like isoform X3 produces the protein MPLDFVGTFSNRWSYGVAFGATANKVMFLFSEGYQPLKVPQWAQAFVLFIGGMEVGLSYFPFFACLSSEFRLVSSILGFGYSLAWFVITVLQISQCPHGQFLGRFETLIFYWPSLLCLGFLLGRFLYMFFKALPIHLGLEPQAEEKPEKSVLEVHQAEHVKLLLSKPRPQEREKSWFQTRVYEWDPCFQFPSRMIGTSVLAFICLYLFIVIEFCVFLHVRDKLDVFEDKLQSYLIHMNETGPLTPVILQVKELISVTKGAWVVTIVPASLTCVSYLFHILVCYRKHMKRLWAGDKQFLPQKFRSPSSEASVVAIARYSGWQIAYILWGYLIVHVVQSLCGVMLMHGLVLPIVHHQGLEMLQGLGLGVLTLSIVVGLMVLQVWIAGRVFLQPKLGTADKQKPLALNNRKAFHNFNYFLFFYNVLLGLGACLSRLLISCLLGTWLIARIDRSIMQSGYEGADMGFCAWVGMLFVDHYHTNPVLVSFCHILITSHRDRKLQKTVKYWCLNQSAGPRFSARARTKWFLLQTLINNPKLIMLRKSKSGHGSQEFMQILLTCSEC, from the exons GCCTCTGGACTTTGTGGGGACTTTCAGTAACCGGTGGTCCTATGGAGTTGCCTTTGGGGCCACAGCCAATAAGGTCATGTTCTTGTTCTCAGAAGGCTACCAGCCCCTGAAGGTTCCGCAGTGGGCCCAAG CCTTTGTGCTTTTCATTGGAGGCATGGAAGTCGGCCTGTCCTACTTCCCCTTCTTTGCCTGCCTGTCCTCAGAGTTCCGGCTGGTCAGCTCCATCCTGGGTTTTGGCTACTCCCTGGCTTG GTTTGTGATTACAGTTCTTCAGATCTCACAGTGCCCCCATGGGCAG TTTCTGGGGAGGTTCGAGACCCTCATTTTCTACTGGCCCTCACTGTTGTGCCTGGGTTTCCTGCTGGGTCGTTTCCTGTACATGTTTTTTAAGGCTCTGCCAATCCACTTGGGCCTGGAGCCGCAGGCA GAAGAAAAGCCAGAAAAGTCGGTGCTAGAGGTTCACCAGGCAGAACACGTGAAGCTGCTCTTGAGCAAGCCCCGCCCACA agaaagagagaagtctTGGTTTCAAACCAGAGTGTATGAGTGGGACCCTTGCTTCCAGTTCCCCAGCAGGATGATCGGGACCTCTGTACTGGCATTCATCTGTCTGTACCTT TTCATCGTCATTGAGttctgtgtgtttctgcatgtgAGAGACAAGCTGGATGTGTTTGAAGACAAGCTGCAGAGCTACCTCATCCACATGAATGAGACGGGGCCCTTGACCCCAGTCATCCTACAGGTGAAGGAACTGATCAGCGTCACTAAAG GAGCCTGGGTGGTGACCATTGTTCCTGCCTCCCTCACGTGTGTCAGCTATCTCTTCCACATTTTGGTCTGCTACAG AAAGCACATGAAGAGGCTGTGGGCTGGAGACAAACAGTTCCTCCCCCAGAAGTTCCGCAGTCCCTCCTCAGAGGCGAGCGTG GTGGCCATTGCAAGGTACTCTGGCTGGCAAATAGCCTACATCCTTTGGG GCTACCTCATCGTCCATGTGGTACAGAGCCTCTGTGGCGTGATGCTCATGCATGGCCTGGTGCTGCCCATCGTCCACCACCAAGGCCTGGAGATGCTGCAAGGGCTGGGCCTTGGGGT CCTCACCCTATCCATTGTCGTGGGCCTCATGGTCCTGCAGGTGTGGATTGCTGGCAGAGTCTTCCTTCAGCCCAAGCTGGGCACAGCTGACAAGCAGAAGCCCCTGGCTCTCAACAACAg GAAAGCATTCCACAACTTCAACTACTTCCTGTTTTTCTACAACGTGCTGCTGGGGCTGGGTGCCTGCCTCTCCAGGCTGCTCATCAGCTGCCTCCTGGGCACGTGGCTGATTGCGCGCATCGACAGAAGCATCATGCAGAGCGGCTATGAGGGTGCAGACATGG GCTTCTGTGCATGGGTTGGTATGCTCTTTGTGGACCATTATCACACCAACCCTGTGCTGGTCAGCTTTTGCCACATTCTGATCACAAGTCACAGGGATCGGAAGCTGCAGAAGACGGTGAAGTACTGGTGCCTGAACCAATCGGCAG GTCCCCGATTCTCAGCCAGGGCCAGAACGAAGTGGTTTCTGCTGCAGACATTGATCAACAATCCGAAACTCATTATGCTTAGAAAATCAAAGTCAGGTCATGGTTCCCAAGAGTTCATGCAGATTCTACTGACCTGCTCAGAGTGCTGA